One segment of Streptomyces sp. NBC_01454 DNA contains the following:
- a CDS encoding ExeA family protein — translation MPFDKDLAPSMLHRHSSHAQAVARITWCIGERALGVITGEVGAGKTVAVRASLSQLDHPRHKVIYLANPAVGVAGIHHAIVASLGGVPRPHKSTLIPQATALLATENNERGRVPILIIEEAHLLDHEQLEAIRMLTNDEMDSNSPLACLLIGQPTLRHKIKLGVLAALDQRIQVRYNMPSMTGEETSSYLVHHLALAGRSDTLFTDDAITLIHDTARGFPRAVNNLAVQALLSAYAEGKPIVDETSARAAVAEVTAE, via the coding sequence ATGCCCTTCGACAAGGACCTGGCCCCCTCGATGCTGCACCGGCACTCCTCCCACGCGCAGGCCGTCGCCCGCATCACCTGGTGCATCGGCGAACGCGCACTGGGGGTGATCACCGGCGAGGTCGGCGCGGGCAAGACCGTCGCGGTCAGAGCGTCGCTGTCCCAGCTGGACCACCCCCGCCACAAGGTGATCTACCTGGCGAACCCCGCGGTCGGCGTCGCCGGGATCCACCACGCGATCGTCGCCTCGCTGGGCGGCGTCCCGCGTCCGCACAAGTCGACGCTGATCCCGCAGGCCACCGCCCTGCTGGCCACCGAGAACAACGAGCGCGGCCGCGTCCCCATCCTGATCATCGAGGAGGCACATCTCCTGGACCACGAGCAGCTGGAGGCGATCCGGATGCTGACCAACGACGAGATGGATTCCAACAGCCCGCTGGCCTGCCTGCTGATCGGCCAGCCGACCCTGCGGCACAAGATCAAACTCGGTGTCCTGGCCGCCCTGGACCAGAGGATCCAGGTCCGCTACAACATGCCGTCCATGACCGGCGAGGAGACCTCCTCCTACCTGGTCCACCACCTCGCGCTCGCCGGCCGCAGCGACACCCTGTTCACCGACGACGCGATCACGCTGATCCACGACACCGCCCGCGGCTTTCCCCGCGCCGTCAACAACCTCGCCGTCCAGGCCCTGCTGTCCGCCTACGCCGAGGGCAAGCCCATCGTCGACGAGACCAGCGCCCGCGCCGCCGTCGCCGAAGTCACCGCCGAATGA
- a CDS encoding ATP-binding protein encodes MPWRIALPRGAAAVPIARAMVQSALQDLRATVDQNIAMLLTDELVSNALKHGTDPIELVVELQQTGCRIEVHDDDPMLIDGLLGDLFPRSGLGNAVLETAPYGSGPARAAEDSGTEGGATAEDGVRMADRVRTADDHRAADDRLPAQCTHGLPLLRSLSADWGCHPTPHSKTFWFTLPGLQRRRRQWRRCRPRWPVPEPPAPLPESRAAPAL; translated from the coding sequence GTGCCCTGGCGCATCGCATTGCCGCGCGGCGCGGCAGCCGTCCCCATCGCCCGCGCGATGGTCCAGAGCGCCCTGCAGGATCTGAGGGCGACGGTTGACCAGAACATTGCGATGCTGCTGACCGACGAGCTGGTGTCCAATGCCCTCAAGCACGGCACGGACCCCATCGAGCTGGTGGTGGAGCTGCAGCAGACGGGCTGCCGGATCGAGGTGCACGACGACGATCCGATGCTCATCGACGGGCTGCTCGGCGACCTGTTCCCCCGGTCGGGGCTGGGCAATGCGGTATTGGAGACGGCGCCGTACGGCTCTGGTCCGGCGCGGGCGGCGGAGGATAGCGGCACGGAGGGCGGGGCCACTGCCGAGGACGGGGTCCGCATGGCGGACAGAGTGCGTACGGCGGACGATCACCGCGCGGCTGATGACCGGCTTCCGGCGCAGTGTACGCACGGCCTGCCGCTGCTTCGTTCGCTGAGCGCCGACTGGGGTTGCCACCCGACGCCGCACAGCAAGACCTTCTGGTTCACCCTTCCCGGGCTACAGCGCCGGCGCCGGCAGTGGAGGCGGTGCCGACCCCGTTGGCCAGTTCCTGAGCCGCCAGCGCCCCTGCCCGAGTCACGAGCGGCGCCGGCGCTGTAG